One Clupea harengus chromosome 12, Ch_v2.0.2, whole genome shotgun sequence DNA segment encodes these proteins:
- the add1 gene encoding alpha-adducin isoform X7 → MNGDSGAGVVTAPPPTNPPHKERYFDRVDESNPEYQRERNMAPDLRQDFNMMEQRKRVSMILQSPAFCDELETMIQDQLKKGKTPTSLLALQQIADFMTTSVPTMYPAAPQGGMAALNMSLGMVTPVNDLRGSDSIAYEKGEKLLRCKLAAFYRLADLFGWSQLIYNHLTVRLNSDQERFLIVPFGLLYSEVSASSLVKINIQGEIVDRGSTNLGVNQAGFMLHSAIYAARPDIKCIVHIHTPAGAAVSAMKCGLLPISPEALALGEVTYHDYHGILVDEEENVLIQKNLGPTSKVLILRNHGLVTVGETVEEAFYYIHNLVTACEIQVRTLASAGGPDNLVMLDPAKYKARPRHLEPASDSASTHPKWLVGEQEFEALMRMLDNLGYRTGYPYRCPSLRDKTKKYSDVEIPPSATGYSYAEDSDSGARSPLKHSFQRQQRDKTRWLSSSRPDEACEDGPDGGSPKAKTKVWTNISHDHVKPLLQSLSSGVCVPSCITNCLWTKEEGLRQAAVANQFVPMNTNPKEVQEMRNKIRDQNLQDIKTAGPQSQVLTGSVMDRSFTQRVTLWQDAPLSDCTDSIDGLDLPEQVYSPARSIRKGELVTASKAIIEKEYQPRVIVSKTGPNPFTKQTDQELDEYRKEVELKQKAEDVPLEPEEGEVKEQSPTCTPPSTPVQPEEGEGNAKEYLLPYCPQHMDLYEQTRHPSESQLDQTFKDESDAATLRQTLPDLTPDDPSEAPPLPAEDSGPAQADLTPQTEGEEPGGPDDAADQGSDESPSKSPSKKKKKFRTPSFLKKNKKKTET, encoded by the exons GCCTTTTGTGATGAGTTGGAGACAATGATCCAGGACCAGCTGAAGAAGGGGAAGACACCCACCAGTCTGCTGGCACTGCAGCAGATCGCTGATTTCATGACGACCAGCGTGCCCACCATGTATCCAGCTGCGCCACAGGGCGGCATGGCTGCCCTCAACATGA gtctgggGATGGTGACTCCAGTGAATGACCTGCGGGGCTCAGACTCCATCGCCTATGAGAAAGGGGAGAAGCTCCTGCGCTGTAAGCTGGCAGCTTTCTACCGGCTGGCTGACCTGTTTGGATGGTCTCAGCTCATCTATAACCACTTGACT GTCCGGCTGAATTCGGATCAGGAGCGGTTTCTGATTGTCCCATTTGGGCTTCTGTACAGTGAGGTGTCAGCCTCCAGTCTG GTCAAGATCAACATACAGGGGGAGATTGTGGACAGAGGAAGCACCAACCTTGGAGTGAACCAGGCTGGGTTCATGCTCCACTCTGCCATCTATGCTGCGCGACCCGATATCAAGTGCATTGTGCACATCCACACGCCCGCTGGAGCCGCT GTGTCGGCCATGAAGTGTGGCCTGTTGCCCATATCTCCCGAGGCACTGGCCCTGGGGGAGGTCACCTACCATGACTACCATGGGATCctggtggatgaggaggagaacgTCCTCATTCAGAAGAACTTGGGTCCCACAAGCAAG GTGTTAATCCTTAGAAACCATGGGCTGGTAACTGTTGGAGAAACTGTCGAAGAAGCCTTTTACTATATTCACAACCTGGTAACAGCTTGTGAAATTCAG GTGCGTACTCTGGCTAGCGCAGGAGGGCCTGATAACCTCGTGATGTTGGATCCGGCGAAGTACAAGGCCCGACCCCGGCACCTGGAGCCAGCCTCTGACAGTGCCAGCACACACCCCAAGTGGCTGGTCGGGGAGCAGGAGTTTGAGGCACTTATGCGGATGCTGGATAATCTG GGCTACCGAACTGGTTACCCGTACCGCTGCCCGTCACTGCGTGACAAAACCAAAAAGTACAGTGACGTAGAGATCCCCCCCTCTGCCACGGGCTACTCGTACGCTGAGGACAGTGACTCGGGGGCGCGCTCTCCCCTCAAGCACAGCTTTCAGCGGCAGCAGCGGGACAAAACCCGCTGGCTGAGCTCCAGCCGGCCTGACGAAGCCTGCGAAGATGGGCCGGATGGCGGAAGCCCAAAGGCGAAGACTAAGGTGTGGACGAACATTTCACACGATCACGTCAAACCCTTGCTGCAGTCTCTCTCGTCCGGTGTCTGCGTGCCAAGCTGTATTACCAACTGCTTG TGGACCAAGGAGGAAGGGCTTCGGCAGGCTGCAGTGGCCAATCAGTTTGTCCCGATGAACACAAATCCCAAAGAAGTCCAGGAGATGCGTAACAAG ATCCGGGATCAGAATCTACAGGACATAAAGACAGCCGGACCGCAGTCGCAGGTGCTGACTGGATCTGTAATGGACCGCTCCTTTACCCAG AGGGTGACTCTCTGGCAG GACGCCCCTCTGTCTGACTGTACGGACTCAATCGATGGCCTTGATCTGCCTGAGCAGGTCTATAGCCCTGCTAGGTCTATTAGAAAG GGGGAACTGGTGACTGCTTCCAAAGCCATTATTGAGAAGGAGTACCAGCCACGAGTTATCGTCAGCAAGACTGGACCCAACCCATTCACCAAGCAGACAGACCAGGAGTTGGATGAATACCGCAAGGAGGTGGAGCTCAAGCAGAAAGCAGAAG ACGTGCCACTGGAGCCcgaggagggagaggtgaaaGAGCAGAGCCCCACCTGCACCCCCCCCAGTACCCCAGTCCAGCCAGAAGAAG GAGAAGGAAATGCAAAAGAATACCTGTTGCCCTA tTGTCCTCAACACATGGACTTGTATGAACAG ACAAGGCATCCTTCAG aGTCCCAGCTAGATCAGACCTTTAAGGACGAGAGTGACGCCGCCACACTGAGACAGACCCTCCCTGACCTGACCCCAGATGACCCCTCCGAAGCTCCCCCACTTCCAGCCGAAGACTCCGGCCCAGCCCAGGCAGACCTTACTccacagacagagggggaggagccAGGTGGCCCTGATGATGCCGCAGACCAAGGCAGCGACGAGTCCCCCAGCAAATCCCCCtccaagaaaaagaagaagtttCGAACCCCATCCTtcctgaagaaaaacaaaaagaagacagagaccTAG
- the add1 gene encoding alpha-adducin isoform X8, protein MNGDSGAGVVTAPPPTNPPHKERYFDRVDESNPEYQRERNMAPDLRQDFNMMEQRKRVSMILQSPAFCDELETMIQDQLKKGKTPTSLLALQQIADFMTTSVPTMYPAAPQGGMAALNMSLGMVTPVNDLRGSDSIAYEKGEKLLRCKLAAFYRLADLFGWSQLIYNHLTVRLNSDQERFLIVPFGLLYSEVSASSLVKINIQGEIVDRGSTNLGVNQAGFMLHSAIYAARPDIKCIVHIHTPAGAAVSAMKCGLLPISPEALALGEVTYHDYHGILVDEEENVLIQKNLGPTSKVLILRNHGLVTVGETVEEAFYYIHNLVTACEIQVRTLASAGGPDNLVMLDPAKYKARPRHLEPASDSASTHPKWLVGEQEFEALMRMLDNLGYRTGYPYRCPSLRDKTKKYSDVEIPPSATGYSYAEDSDSGARSPLKHSFQRQQRDKTRWLSSSRPDEACEDGPDGGSPKAKTKVWTNISHDHVKPLLQSLSSGVCVPSCITNCLWTKEEGLRQAAVANQFVPMNTNPKEVQEMRNKIRDQNLQDIKTAGPQSQVLTGSVMDRSFTQRVTLWQDAPLSDCTDSIDGLDLPEQVYSPARSIRKGELVTASKAIIEKEYQPRVIVSKTGPNPFTKQTDQELDEYRKEVELKQKAEVQVESGSPSQPRLPGERSPLPPPAGDSLSLSLSEAGADEECQESAILAAPPCSFAPSRDRDRSSDSTERTGPSPGATAASPHSPHKDFHYAVLRALCTKTQVEVESESPDVPLEPEEGEVKEQSPTCTPPSTPVQPEEGEGNAKEYLLP, encoded by the exons GCCTTTTGTGATGAGTTGGAGACAATGATCCAGGACCAGCTGAAGAAGGGGAAGACACCCACCAGTCTGCTGGCACTGCAGCAGATCGCTGATTTCATGACGACCAGCGTGCCCACCATGTATCCAGCTGCGCCACAGGGCGGCATGGCTGCCCTCAACATGA gtctgggGATGGTGACTCCAGTGAATGACCTGCGGGGCTCAGACTCCATCGCCTATGAGAAAGGGGAGAAGCTCCTGCGCTGTAAGCTGGCAGCTTTCTACCGGCTGGCTGACCTGTTTGGATGGTCTCAGCTCATCTATAACCACTTGACT GTCCGGCTGAATTCGGATCAGGAGCGGTTTCTGATTGTCCCATTTGGGCTTCTGTACAGTGAGGTGTCAGCCTCCAGTCTG GTCAAGATCAACATACAGGGGGAGATTGTGGACAGAGGAAGCACCAACCTTGGAGTGAACCAGGCTGGGTTCATGCTCCACTCTGCCATCTATGCTGCGCGACCCGATATCAAGTGCATTGTGCACATCCACACGCCCGCTGGAGCCGCT GTGTCGGCCATGAAGTGTGGCCTGTTGCCCATATCTCCCGAGGCACTGGCCCTGGGGGAGGTCACCTACCATGACTACCATGGGATCctggtggatgaggaggagaacgTCCTCATTCAGAAGAACTTGGGTCCCACAAGCAAG GTGTTAATCCTTAGAAACCATGGGCTGGTAACTGTTGGAGAAACTGTCGAAGAAGCCTTTTACTATATTCACAACCTGGTAACAGCTTGTGAAATTCAG GTGCGTACTCTGGCTAGCGCAGGAGGGCCTGATAACCTCGTGATGTTGGATCCGGCGAAGTACAAGGCCCGACCCCGGCACCTGGAGCCAGCCTCTGACAGTGCCAGCACACACCCCAAGTGGCTGGTCGGGGAGCAGGAGTTTGAGGCACTTATGCGGATGCTGGATAATCTG GGCTACCGAACTGGTTACCCGTACCGCTGCCCGTCACTGCGTGACAAAACCAAAAAGTACAGTGACGTAGAGATCCCCCCCTCTGCCACGGGCTACTCGTACGCTGAGGACAGTGACTCGGGGGCGCGCTCTCCCCTCAAGCACAGCTTTCAGCGGCAGCAGCGGGACAAAACCCGCTGGCTGAGCTCCAGCCGGCCTGACGAAGCCTGCGAAGATGGGCCGGATGGCGGAAGCCCAAAGGCGAAGACTAAGGTGTGGACGAACATTTCACACGATCACGTCAAACCCTTGCTGCAGTCTCTCTCGTCCGGTGTCTGCGTGCCAAGCTGTATTACCAACTGCTTG TGGACCAAGGAGGAAGGGCTTCGGCAGGCTGCAGTGGCCAATCAGTTTGTCCCGATGAACACAAATCCCAAAGAAGTCCAGGAGATGCGTAACAAG ATCCGGGATCAGAATCTACAGGACATAAAGACAGCCGGACCGCAGTCGCAGGTGCTGACTGGATCTGTAATGGACCGCTCCTTTACCCAG AGGGTGACTCTCTGGCAG GACGCCCCTCTGTCTGACTGTACGGACTCAATCGATGGCCTTGATCTGCCTGAGCAGGTCTATAGCCCTGCTAGGTCTATTAGAAAG GGGGAACTGGTGACTGCTTCCAAAGCCATTATTGAGAAGGAGTACCAGCCACGAGTTATCGTCAGCAAGACTGGACCCAACCCATTCACCAAGCAGACAGACCAGGAGTTGGATGAATACCGCAAGGAGGTGGAGCTCAAGCAGAAAGCAGAAG TACAGGTTGAGAGTGGGAGTCCTTCCCAGCCCAGGCTCCCTGGAGAGAGGAGTCCCTTACCTCCCCCTGCTGGGGACAGCTTGAGCTTGTCCCTCAGTGAGGCAGGGGCAGATGAAGAGTGCCAGGAGTCCGCCATCTTAGCTGCCCCGCCCTGCTCCTTCGCTCCCAGCCGAGACAGGGACCGGAGCTCAGACTCCACTGAGAGGACCGGCCCCTCCCCAGGGGCCACAGCAGCGTCCCCACACTCCCCCCACAAGGACTTTCACTATGCTGTGCTGCGAGCGCTGTGCACCAAGACACAGGTGGAGGTTGAGAGTGAGTCTCCAG ACGTGCCACTGGAGCCcgaggagggagaggtgaaaGAGCAGAGCCCCACCTGCACCCCCCCCAGTACCCCAGTCCAGCCAGAAGAAG GAGAAGGAAATGCAAAAGAATACCTGTTGCCCTA a
- the add1 gene encoding alpha-adducin isoform X1 produces MNGDSGAGVVTAPPPTNPPHKERYFDRVDESNPEYQRERNMAPDLRQDFNMMEQRKRVSMILQSPAFCDELETMIQDQLKKGKTPTSLLALQQIADFMTTSVPTMYPAAPQGGMAALNMSLGMVTPVNDLRGSDSIAYEKGEKLLRCKLAAFYRLADLFGWSQLIYNHLTVRLNSDQERFLIVPFGLLYSEVSASSLVKINIQGEIVDRGSTNLGVNQAGFMLHSAIYAARPDIKCIVHIHTPAGAAVSAMKCGLLPISPEALALGEVTYHDYHGILVDEEENVLIQKNLGPTSKVLILRNHGLVTVGETVEEAFYYIHNLVTACEIQVRTLASAGGPDNLVMLDPAKYKARPRHLEPASDSASTHPKWLVGEQEFEALMRMLDNLGYRTGYPYRCPSLRDKTKKYSDVEIPPSATGYSYAEDSDSGARSPLKHSFQRQQRDKTRWLSSSRPDEACEDGPDGGSPKAKTKVWTNISHDHVKPLLQSLSSGVCVPSCITNCLWTKEEGLRQAAVANQFVPMNTNPKEVQEMRNKIRDQNLQDIKTAGPQSQVLTGSVMDRSFTQRVTLWQDAPLSDCTDSIDGLDLPEQVYSPARSIRKGELVTASKAIIEKEYQPRVIVSKTGPNPFTKQTDQELDEYRKEVELKQKAEVQVESGSPSQPRLPGERSPLPPPAGDSLSLSLSEAGADEECQESAILAAPPCSFAPSRDRDRSSDSTERTGPSPGATAASPHSPHKDFHYAVLRALCTKTQVEVESESPDVPLEPEEGEVKEQSPTCTPPSTPVQPEEGEGNAKEYLLPYCPQHMDLYEQTRHPSESQLDQTFKDESDAATLRQTLPDLTPDDPSEAPPLPAEDSGPAQADLTPQTEGEEPGGPDDAADQGSDESPSKSPSKKKKKFRTPSFLKKNKKKTET; encoded by the exons GCCTTTTGTGATGAGTTGGAGACAATGATCCAGGACCAGCTGAAGAAGGGGAAGACACCCACCAGTCTGCTGGCACTGCAGCAGATCGCTGATTTCATGACGACCAGCGTGCCCACCATGTATCCAGCTGCGCCACAGGGCGGCATGGCTGCCCTCAACATGA gtctgggGATGGTGACTCCAGTGAATGACCTGCGGGGCTCAGACTCCATCGCCTATGAGAAAGGGGAGAAGCTCCTGCGCTGTAAGCTGGCAGCTTTCTACCGGCTGGCTGACCTGTTTGGATGGTCTCAGCTCATCTATAACCACTTGACT GTCCGGCTGAATTCGGATCAGGAGCGGTTTCTGATTGTCCCATTTGGGCTTCTGTACAGTGAGGTGTCAGCCTCCAGTCTG GTCAAGATCAACATACAGGGGGAGATTGTGGACAGAGGAAGCACCAACCTTGGAGTGAACCAGGCTGGGTTCATGCTCCACTCTGCCATCTATGCTGCGCGACCCGATATCAAGTGCATTGTGCACATCCACACGCCCGCTGGAGCCGCT GTGTCGGCCATGAAGTGTGGCCTGTTGCCCATATCTCCCGAGGCACTGGCCCTGGGGGAGGTCACCTACCATGACTACCATGGGATCctggtggatgaggaggagaacgTCCTCATTCAGAAGAACTTGGGTCCCACAAGCAAG GTGTTAATCCTTAGAAACCATGGGCTGGTAACTGTTGGAGAAACTGTCGAAGAAGCCTTTTACTATATTCACAACCTGGTAACAGCTTGTGAAATTCAG GTGCGTACTCTGGCTAGCGCAGGAGGGCCTGATAACCTCGTGATGTTGGATCCGGCGAAGTACAAGGCCCGACCCCGGCACCTGGAGCCAGCCTCTGACAGTGCCAGCACACACCCCAAGTGGCTGGTCGGGGAGCAGGAGTTTGAGGCACTTATGCGGATGCTGGATAATCTG GGCTACCGAACTGGTTACCCGTACCGCTGCCCGTCACTGCGTGACAAAACCAAAAAGTACAGTGACGTAGAGATCCCCCCCTCTGCCACGGGCTACTCGTACGCTGAGGACAGTGACTCGGGGGCGCGCTCTCCCCTCAAGCACAGCTTTCAGCGGCAGCAGCGGGACAAAACCCGCTGGCTGAGCTCCAGCCGGCCTGACGAAGCCTGCGAAGATGGGCCGGATGGCGGAAGCCCAAAGGCGAAGACTAAGGTGTGGACGAACATTTCACACGATCACGTCAAACCCTTGCTGCAGTCTCTCTCGTCCGGTGTCTGCGTGCCAAGCTGTATTACCAACTGCTTG TGGACCAAGGAGGAAGGGCTTCGGCAGGCTGCAGTGGCCAATCAGTTTGTCCCGATGAACACAAATCCCAAAGAAGTCCAGGAGATGCGTAACAAG ATCCGGGATCAGAATCTACAGGACATAAAGACAGCCGGACCGCAGTCGCAGGTGCTGACTGGATCTGTAATGGACCGCTCCTTTACCCAG AGGGTGACTCTCTGGCAG GACGCCCCTCTGTCTGACTGTACGGACTCAATCGATGGCCTTGATCTGCCTGAGCAGGTCTATAGCCCTGCTAGGTCTATTAGAAAG GGGGAACTGGTGACTGCTTCCAAAGCCATTATTGAGAAGGAGTACCAGCCACGAGTTATCGTCAGCAAGACTGGACCCAACCCATTCACCAAGCAGACAGACCAGGAGTTGGATGAATACCGCAAGGAGGTGGAGCTCAAGCAGAAAGCAGAAG TACAGGTTGAGAGTGGGAGTCCTTCCCAGCCCAGGCTCCCTGGAGAGAGGAGTCCCTTACCTCCCCCTGCTGGGGACAGCTTGAGCTTGTCCCTCAGTGAGGCAGGGGCAGATGAAGAGTGCCAGGAGTCCGCCATCTTAGCTGCCCCGCCCTGCTCCTTCGCTCCCAGCCGAGACAGGGACCGGAGCTCAGACTCCACTGAGAGGACCGGCCCCTCCCCAGGGGCCACAGCAGCGTCCCCACACTCCCCCCACAAGGACTTTCACTATGCTGTGCTGCGAGCGCTGTGCACCAAGACACAGGTGGAGGTTGAGAGTGAGTCTCCAG ACGTGCCACTGGAGCCcgaggagggagaggtgaaaGAGCAGAGCCCCACCTGCACCCCCCCCAGTACCCCAGTCCAGCCAGAAGAAG GAGAAGGAAATGCAAAAGAATACCTGTTGCCCTA tTGTCCTCAACACATGGACTTGTATGAACAG ACAAGGCATCCTTCAG aGTCCCAGCTAGATCAGACCTTTAAGGACGAGAGTGACGCCGCCACACTGAGACAGACCCTCCCTGACCTGACCCCAGATGACCCCTCCGAAGCTCCCCCACTTCCAGCCGAAGACTCCGGCCCAGCCCAGGCAGACCTTACTccacagacagagggggaggagccAGGTGGCCCTGATGATGCCGCAGACCAAGGCAGCGACGAGTCCCCCAGCAAATCCCCCtccaagaaaaagaagaagtttCGAACCCCATCCTtcctgaagaaaaacaaaaagaagacagagaccTAG
- the add1 gene encoding alpha-adducin isoform X2, whose product MNGDSGAGVVTAPPPTNPPHKERYFDRVDESNPEYQRERNMAPDLRQDFNMMEQRKRVSMILQSPAFCDELETMIQDQLKKGKTPTSLLALQQIADFMTTSVPTMYPAAPQGGMAALNMSLGMVTPVNDLRGSDSIAYEKGEKLLRCKLAAFYRLADLFGWSQLIYNHLTVRLNSDQERFLIVPFGLLYSEVSASSLVKINIQGEIVDRGSTNLGVNQAGFMLHSAIYAARPDIKCIVHIHTPAGAAVSAMKCGLLPISPEALALGEVTYHDYHGILVDEEENVLIQKNLGPTSKVLILRNHGLVTVGETVEEAFYYIHNLVTACEIQVRTLASAGGPDNLVMLDPAKYKARPRHLEPASDSASTHPKWLVGEQEFEALMRMLDNLGYRTGYPYRCPSLRDKTKKYSDVEIPPSATGYSYAEDSDSGARSPLKHSFQRQQRDKTRWLSSSRPDEACEDGPDGGSPKAKTKVWTNISHDHVKPLLQSLSSGVCVPSCITNCLWTKEEGLRQAAVANQFVPMNTNPKEVQEMRNKIRDQNLQDIKTAGPQSQVLTGSVMDRSFTQRVTLWQDAPLSDCTDSIDGLDLPEQVYSPARSIRKGELVTASKAIIEKEYQPRVIVSKTGPNPFTKQTDQELDEYRKEVELKQKAEVQVESGSPSQPRLPGERSPLPPPAGDSLSLSLSEAGADEECQESAILAAPPCSFAPSRDRDRSSDSTERTGPSPGATAASPHSPHKDFHYAVLRALCTKTQVEVESESPDVPLEPEEGEVKEQSPTCTPPSTPVQPEEESQLDQTFKDESDAATLRQTLPDLTPDDPSEAPPLPAEDSGPAQADLTPQTEGEEPGGPDDAADQGSDESPSKSPSKKKKKFRTPSFLKKNKKKTET is encoded by the exons GCCTTTTGTGATGAGTTGGAGACAATGATCCAGGACCAGCTGAAGAAGGGGAAGACACCCACCAGTCTGCTGGCACTGCAGCAGATCGCTGATTTCATGACGACCAGCGTGCCCACCATGTATCCAGCTGCGCCACAGGGCGGCATGGCTGCCCTCAACATGA gtctgggGATGGTGACTCCAGTGAATGACCTGCGGGGCTCAGACTCCATCGCCTATGAGAAAGGGGAGAAGCTCCTGCGCTGTAAGCTGGCAGCTTTCTACCGGCTGGCTGACCTGTTTGGATGGTCTCAGCTCATCTATAACCACTTGACT GTCCGGCTGAATTCGGATCAGGAGCGGTTTCTGATTGTCCCATTTGGGCTTCTGTACAGTGAGGTGTCAGCCTCCAGTCTG GTCAAGATCAACATACAGGGGGAGATTGTGGACAGAGGAAGCACCAACCTTGGAGTGAACCAGGCTGGGTTCATGCTCCACTCTGCCATCTATGCTGCGCGACCCGATATCAAGTGCATTGTGCACATCCACACGCCCGCTGGAGCCGCT GTGTCGGCCATGAAGTGTGGCCTGTTGCCCATATCTCCCGAGGCACTGGCCCTGGGGGAGGTCACCTACCATGACTACCATGGGATCctggtggatgaggaggagaacgTCCTCATTCAGAAGAACTTGGGTCCCACAAGCAAG GTGTTAATCCTTAGAAACCATGGGCTGGTAACTGTTGGAGAAACTGTCGAAGAAGCCTTTTACTATATTCACAACCTGGTAACAGCTTGTGAAATTCAG GTGCGTACTCTGGCTAGCGCAGGAGGGCCTGATAACCTCGTGATGTTGGATCCGGCGAAGTACAAGGCCCGACCCCGGCACCTGGAGCCAGCCTCTGACAGTGCCAGCACACACCCCAAGTGGCTGGTCGGGGAGCAGGAGTTTGAGGCACTTATGCGGATGCTGGATAATCTG GGCTACCGAACTGGTTACCCGTACCGCTGCCCGTCACTGCGTGACAAAACCAAAAAGTACAGTGACGTAGAGATCCCCCCCTCTGCCACGGGCTACTCGTACGCTGAGGACAGTGACTCGGGGGCGCGCTCTCCCCTCAAGCACAGCTTTCAGCGGCAGCAGCGGGACAAAACCCGCTGGCTGAGCTCCAGCCGGCCTGACGAAGCCTGCGAAGATGGGCCGGATGGCGGAAGCCCAAAGGCGAAGACTAAGGTGTGGACGAACATTTCACACGATCACGTCAAACCCTTGCTGCAGTCTCTCTCGTCCGGTGTCTGCGTGCCAAGCTGTATTACCAACTGCTTG TGGACCAAGGAGGAAGGGCTTCGGCAGGCTGCAGTGGCCAATCAGTTTGTCCCGATGAACACAAATCCCAAAGAAGTCCAGGAGATGCGTAACAAG ATCCGGGATCAGAATCTACAGGACATAAAGACAGCCGGACCGCAGTCGCAGGTGCTGACTGGATCTGTAATGGACCGCTCCTTTACCCAG AGGGTGACTCTCTGGCAG GACGCCCCTCTGTCTGACTGTACGGACTCAATCGATGGCCTTGATCTGCCTGAGCAGGTCTATAGCCCTGCTAGGTCTATTAGAAAG GGGGAACTGGTGACTGCTTCCAAAGCCATTATTGAGAAGGAGTACCAGCCACGAGTTATCGTCAGCAAGACTGGACCCAACCCATTCACCAAGCAGACAGACCAGGAGTTGGATGAATACCGCAAGGAGGTGGAGCTCAAGCAGAAAGCAGAAG TACAGGTTGAGAGTGGGAGTCCTTCCCAGCCCAGGCTCCCTGGAGAGAGGAGTCCCTTACCTCCCCCTGCTGGGGACAGCTTGAGCTTGTCCCTCAGTGAGGCAGGGGCAGATGAAGAGTGCCAGGAGTCCGCCATCTTAGCTGCCCCGCCCTGCTCCTTCGCTCCCAGCCGAGACAGGGACCGGAGCTCAGACTCCACTGAGAGGACCGGCCCCTCCCCAGGGGCCACAGCAGCGTCCCCACACTCCCCCCACAAGGACTTTCACTATGCTGTGCTGCGAGCGCTGTGCACCAAGACACAGGTGGAGGTTGAGAGTGAGTCTCCAG ACGTGCCACTGGAGCCcgaggagggagaggtgaaaGAGCAGAGCCCCACCTGCACCCCCCCCAGTACCCCAGTCCAGCCAGAAGAAG aGTCCCAGCTAGATCAGACCTTTAAGGACGAGAGTGACGCCGCCACACTGAGACAGACCCTCCCTGACCTGACCCCAGATGACCCCTCCGAAGCTCCCCCACTTCCAGCCGAAGACTCCGGCCCAGCCCAGGCAGACCTTACTccacagacagagggggaggagccAGGTGGCCCTGATGATGCCGCAGACCAAGGCAGCGACGAGTCCCCCAGCAAATCCCCCtccaagaaaaagaagaagtttCGAACCCCATCCTtcctgaagaaaaacaaaaagaagacagagaccTAG